A stretch of Perognathus longimembris pacificus isolate PPM17 chromosome 1, ASM2315922v1, whole genome shotgun sequence DNA encodes these proteins:
- the LOC125348013 gene encoding LOW QUALITY PROTEIN: HORMA domain-containing protein 1-like (The sequence of the model RefSeq protein was modified relative to this genomic sequence to represent the inferred CDS: inserted 1 base in 1 codon), with product MATAQLQRTAMSALVFPSKISTEQQSLVLVKKLLAVSVSCITYLRGIFPECAYGTRHLXWMLGCYDALQRKYLRMVILAVYTNPEDPQTISECYQFKFKYTKNGPVMDFVSKNQNNESNMSSADTKKASILLIRKIYILMQNLGPLPNDVCLTMKLFYYDEVTPPDYQPPGFKDGDCDGVTFEGDPMYLNVGEVPTPFHTFKVKVTTERERMENIDSTILLPKQLKTPLRKILMDKDDVEDENYLCVLHHFDCLAKSQFQSGESLVNQRNMYKHYIFLLHVCKVLLNI from the exons ATGGCCACTGCACAGTTGCAGAGGACTGCCATGAGTGCATTGGTATTTCCCAGTAAGATATCAACTGAGCAGCAGTCTTTGGTTTTGGTGAAGAAGCTACTAGCTGTTTCAGTATCCTGTATCACATATTTGAGAGGAATATTTCCAGAATGTGCTTATGGAACAAGACATC GATGGATGCTAGGGTGTTATGATGCTTTACAAAGAAAATATCTGAGGATGGTCATTCTAGCTGTATATACCAATCCAGAAGACCCTCAGACAATTTCAGAATGCTACCAATTTAAGTTCAAGTACACAAAAAATGGACCAGTCATGGATTTTGtaagtaaaaatcaaaacaatgaatCTAACATGTCATCTGCTGACACCAAGAAAGCAAGTATTCTCCTCATTCGCAAGATTTATATTCTAATGCAAAATCTGGGACCTTTACCTAATGATGTTTGTTTGACCATGAAACTTTTCTACTATGATGAAGTTACACCCCCAGATTACCAACCTCCTGGCTTTAAAGATGGTGATTGTGACGGGGTAACATTTGAAGGGGACCCTATGTATTTAAATGTGGGAGAAGTCCCAACACCTTTTCACACCTTCAAAGTAAAAGTGACCACTGAGAGAGAACGAATGGAAAATATTGATTCAACCATACTATTaccaaaacaattaaaaacaccACTTCGAAAAATCCTGATGGACAAAGATGATGTTGAAGATGAAAATTACTTATGTGTCCTCCATCACTTTGATTGTCTAGCCAAGAGTCAGTTCCAAAGTGGAGAAAGTTTAGTGAACCAAAGGAACATGTATAAACATTACATTTTCCTTCTGCACGTTTGCAAAGTTCTTCTAAACATTTAA